The Moraxella nasicaprae sequence TCGTTTGTATTTGCCAAAGATTGAGCCTATGCCGATGAGTATTTTTGCTTATGTTTGCCAAAAATTTGGGCATATCACGGCAGATGAGTGGCGACAACGCTTTGATGATGGCTTGGTGTGTGACGCATTGGGACAAGCGTTATCTGTCGAGACGCCCTATCAGCATGGTCAAACGATTTATTATTATCGAGCGGTGGCTGCCGAGCCTGTTGTGCCATTTTTGCATGAAATTTTGTATGAAAATGAGCATCTTTTGGTGGTGGATAAGCCGCATTTTTTGACCGTTGCCCCAGCAGGTCGCTATGTCAAACAGACGCTGCTTACCAGACTAAAAGAGCAAACTGGCAATGAGCTGTTATCGCCCATTCATCGACTGGATAAGGAGACGGCAGGGGTCATGCTTTTTGCCAAGACGATACTGGCTCGCAAGGCATATCAAGCCCAATTTGCAGACAGGCAAATCCAAAAAACTTATCACGCCATCACGCATCACAATCTTGATGTATCCTTTCCGTGTGAGCTTCATCTAAATTTGCAGCGTGGCGTGCCATTTTATACGATGCAGGTGGTGGGCGGTGTGCCAAATACGCACACCAAGATACACCTGATGGAGCAAAGTGACGATGGTCGTTTTGCCAAAGTGCAGCTTATCCCGACCACAGGCAAACTGCACCAGCTAAGGGTGCATCTTAATCATCTGGGTATGCCGATTTTAAATGACCCATTTTATCCAATGCTTTGCCACAAGGCAGATGATGATTTTGCCAATCCATTACAATTACTGGCTAAGAGTCTAGCCTTTATTGACCCAATCACACAGCAATCGATGTTTTTTGAGTCAAGCAGGCAGCTAAAACTACCAAGCATGGCATCAGATGACCCAAATTTAGATGGGATTTGATGGGAAATTTGGCGTAATTTGCCCAAAAAATAATCAAAATAACCATCACTTACCCAGTTTGCCAAAATTATTGATATAAACTTCTGACATTGATAAAAAAAAGTGTTATATTACCAGCGTTTTTATGTATGGTAATTTCACAAGAATTGTGATGGGAGTTAATATGCGTTCATTGGTTAATGCGTATTTGCGTGCTGGGCTGGTGCCGATGATTGTGGCGGCATTGGTCATTGGTACGATTATTGGGGTGGTGGCACCAAATGTAGGCGTAGGTCTTGGCATTTTGGGCAGTATTTTTGTTGGTGCTCTTAAAGCCATTGCACCAGTCTTGGTATTCTTCTTGGTGCTGGCAGCGGTTTCTGGTCAAAAAATCAATGCCGATGTGCGTGTCAAGCCTGTACTGATTTTGTATTTGGTGGGGACTTTTACCGCAGCTTTGGTGGCGGTCGGGGCAAGTTTTTTATTCCCAACGGAGCTGGTTTTGACAGGGCTTGATGCAGTTGAACAATCTGCTCCCCAAAGCCTAAAAGAGGTTCTGACCAATCTGTTGATGAATCTAGTGGCAAACCCTGTTTCCTCCATTGCTAATGCCAACTATATGGGTATTTTGACTTGGTCGATACTGCTGGGCTTGGCGATTCGTTCGCTTAGCGACACCACTCGTCAAGTCGTGGCAGATGTTGGCACGGCAGTCACTAATGTGGTGAAATGGGTCATTCATCTTGCCCCATTTGGCATCTTAGGATTGGTGGCAAACACCGTTGCTGAGACTGGCATTGATGCCTTGATGGGCTATGGTCGTCTGCTGGGTGTATTGGTTGGGTCGATGTTATTTATTGCGTTGGTGGTCAATCCACTATTGGTGGCAATCGTCACTCGCAAAAACCCATACCCATTGGTGCTGACCTGCTTGCGTGAATCTGGCGTGACGGCATTTTTTACCCGCTCATCGGCCGCCAATATTCCTGTGAATATGAATTTGGCTCGCAAATTGGGTCTTAATGAAGATACTTATTCAGTCACGATTCCTTTGGGGGCGACCATCAATATGGCGGGTGCTGCCATCACCATCAATGTCTTGACTTTGGCGGCGGCACACACGATGGGCATCGAGATTGGTTTTGGTTCAGCACTCTTACTTGCCATCGTTGGCAGTTTGTCAGCGTGCGGTGCCTCAGGTGTGGCAGGCGGGTCATTGCTACTGATTCCTTTGGCGTGTAACTTGTTCAATATCCCTAACGACATCGCCATGCAAGTGGTTGCGATTGGCTTTATTATTGGGGTGGTGCAAGATTCGGCAGAAACTGCTCTAAATTCATCAACTGATGTGCTATTTACAGCAGCGGCTGACCCCAAATTTGCTTATAAAGGCTAACAAATCCAAACAATCCCCTAAATCAACTTAGGGGATTTTTTATAAGATGATTTTGGTTGGTCTTGGTTGGCGATTATTTATCATCTGTTGTATTTGGCAAATAATCATTTATAATATTGATTGATGATTTGTCATGATTGACAAGATGTATGTTTTGAAAATTCAAAAGGAATTTTGTGAGTACAACCCTTCGACAATTACGAGCCTTTGTGCTGGTTGCTGAGCAAAACAGCTTTACTAAGGCTGCCGAAACCCTATGCCTGACACAGTCAGCATTGAGCGGATTGATTAAAGAGCTTGAACAGAATCTGGGGGTCAAGCTGTTTGACCGCACCACCAGAAAACTCTACCTGTCCGATGCAGGGATTAGGTTGTTACCCCAAGCACGCAGGGTACTCAATGAAATGTCGGTGCTAAGCGAAAAGGTCAATAATCTAAAATCCTTACATCAGGGTCATGTGCGTCTGGCGGTCTCCCAACAGCTGTCTGCCAGTACGATGCCCAAGTTCATCAGCAAATTTTGTGAGCTGCACCCCAACATTCAGGTGACGCTGACCGACTGCTCTGTCGATGAGGTGGTGGAGCATATCGAAAATCTTGAAGCAGACTTAGGGGTAGCACCAGAACGCACGCATTCAGAAGATTTGCACCATGAGGTGTTGTTTAGCTCGCCGTTTTATTTGG is a genomic window containing:
- a CDS encoding pseudouridine synthase — encoded protein: MIDCSNRSSDAMTVPPTKEGISPSRLYLPKIEPMPMSIFAYVCQKFGHITADEWRQRFDDGLVCDALGQALSVETPYQHGQTIYYYRAVAAEPVVPFLHEILYENEHLLVVDKPHFLTVAPAGRYVKQTLLTRLKEQTGNELLSPIHRLDKETAGVMLFAKTILARKAYQAQFADRQIQKTYHAITHHNLDVSFPCELHLNLQRGVPFYTMQVVGGVPNTHTKIHLMEQSDDGRFAKVQLIPTTGKLHQLRVHLNHLGMPILNDPFYPMLCHKADDDFANPLQLLAKSLAFIDPITQQSMFFESSRQLKLPSMASDDPNLDGI
- the sstT gene encoding serine/threonine transporter SstT produces the protein MRSLVNAYLRAGLVPMIVAALVIGTIIGVVAPNVGVGLGILGSIFVGALKAIAPVLVFFLVLAAVSGQKINADVRVKPVLILYLVGTFTAALVAVGASFLFPTELVLTGLDAVEQSAPQSLKEVLTNLLMNLVANPVSSIANANYMGILTWSILLGLAIRSLSDTTRQVVADVGTAVTNVVKWVIHLAPFGILGLVANTVAETGIDALMGYGRLLGVLVGSMLFIALVVNPLLVAIVTRKNPYPLVLTCLRESGVTAFFTRSSAANIPVNMNLARKLGLNEDTYSVTIPLGATINMAGAAITINVLTLAAAHTMGIEIGFGSALLLAIVGSLSACGASGVAGGSLLLIPLACNLFNIPNDIAMQVVAIGFIIGVVQDSAETALNSSTDVLFTAAADPKFAYKG
- a CDS encoding LysR family transcriptional regulator; translated protein: MSTTLRQLRAFVLVAEQNSFTKAAETLCLTQSALSGLIKELEQNLGVKLFDRTTRKLYLSDAGIRLLPQARRVLNEMSVLSEKVNNLKSLHQGHVRLAVSQQLSASTMPKFISKFCELHPNIQVTLTDCSVDEVVEHIENLEADLGVAPERTHSEDLHHEVLFSSPFYLVLPATHAFAKKDVVRWSDLLNERLITLNGPFIKSLQNELPAQISSRIFNPDFEVNFLSTALGMTRMGLGVTLCLLYAAEWVEQNGLVMRPIADPVVERKFLLYTHKNRSLSPAAVAFKEFLEKNAHEFLVSASKTAKL